Proteins encoded by one window of Dokdonella sp.:
- a CDS encoding serine/threonine-protein kinase: MDEARWQALSQHLAELFEMDPARHAAYLARIAADDTTMATDLARLLEAEAREGLIDEGMAGAAPAILSELTGGSAAAATSGHERRVGPYRLVECVGRGGMGEIWRGERDGDFTQIVAVKLIRPLLDSPHLRERFARERRILARLEHPGIARLFDGGVTDDGIPWYAMEFVRGQDIVQHVQHKQPGLRERVELMLQVCDAVAYAQAQLVVHRDIKPSNLMMDEAGRVRVLDFGIAHLLDDSLEARLTGTSMRLYSPSYAAPEQIRGQRVGTATDVFSLGAVLYELITGQPPYPARSAAPDRLLATLDEETAPRPSRALRASTGTSSISLRGLDADLDTIVATALQPEAARRYVGAAQLADDLRRWLDGHPIAARPDTTGYRVARFVARHRVAVASAAAILLALMVGLGVALWQTRIAREQAERSEQTFSFVMSLINQMTPARTGTDMTVNALLHEGLKRIDEELPDAPDIRAFLRGDFAKALSGLGEYEAALPHQERAVREIDTLPASARRDDSMAATLVNLALTYRQLARLEDAETAARRALALLERLPGDDHRLHAIRARSILANIATRRNRTDEAIALHERVLADRSTLPNVGPADLAVDYNNLAAAHLTADRHVDAERRYRELDALLLSDPSTPPSRRVYALTGLAWALYGQARHDEAIELIDVAQELGARTLNREHPVVVNGNVLRARIALAQGADNEADALFAAAIPKLSPLYRGAAELYWGMGLMRQGREADALAQLDAAVKHLTDDSAQALLANTAHAALRSRTEPQALDEARQSLARFVDSAQTQIDEYPRAMLLLADALAHHGGHAEAQALRREAADAFARIFGPEHPDTRAAMAMP; the protein is encoded by the coding sequence ATGGATGAGGCGCGCTGGCAGGCGCTCTCGCAGCATCTGGCCGAATTGTTCGAGATGGACCCGGCGCGGCACGCCGCCTATCTGGCACGCATCGCCGCCGACGACACCACAATGGCCACGGATCTGGCGCGCCTGCTCGAAGCCGAGGCGCGCGAGGGCCTGATCGACGAAGGCATGGCCGGCGCGGCACCGGCGATCCTCAGTGAACTGACCGGCGGTTCCGCCGCTGCCGCCACATCGGGCCACGAGCGCCGCGTCGGCCCGTACCGGCTCGTCGAATGCGTCGGTCGCGGCGGCATGGGCGAAATCTGGCGAGGCGAGCGTGACGGCGATTTCACCCAGATCGTGGCGGTGAAGCTGATCCGCCCGCTACTCGACAGCCCACACCTGCGCGAGCGTTTCGCGCGCGAGCGTCGCATCCTGGCGCGCCTGGAACACCCAGGCATCGCGCGCCTGTTCGACGGCGGCGTCACCGATGACGGCATCCCGTGGTACGCGATGGAGTTCGTGCGCGGGCAGGACATCGTGCAGCATGTGCAGCACAAACAACCCGGCCTGCGCGAGCGCGTCGAACTGATGCTGCAGGTCTGCGACGCGGTCGCCTACGCGCAGGCGCAGCTTGTCGTGCATCGTGACATCAAGCCATCCAACCTGATGATGGACGAAGCCGGCCGCGTGCGTGTGCTTGACTTCGGCATCGCCCACCTGCTCGATGACAGTCTCGAAGCTCGCCTCACCGGCACCAGCATGCGGCTCTACTCGCCGAGCTACGCCGCGCCCGAACAGATCCGCGGCCAGCGCGTCGGTACCGCCACCGACGTGTTTTCGCTCGGCGCAGTGCTGTACGAACTCATCACCGGCCAGCCGCCGTACCCCGCGCGCAGCGCCGCGCCCGATCGCCTGCTCGCCACGCTCGACGAGGAAACCGCGCCGCGTCCGAGCCGCGCGCTGCGCGCATCGACCGGCACCTCGTCGATCAGCCTGCGCGGACTCGACGCGGACCTCGACACCATCGTCGCCACCGCGCTGCAACCCGAAGCCGCGCGCCGCTACGTCGGCGCGGCGCAACTGGCTGACGATCTTCGCCGCTGGCTCGACGGCCACCCGATCGCCGCGCGCCCGGATACCACCGGCTACCGCGTCGCGCGCTTCGTCGCGCGCCATCGCGTGGCCGTCGCCAGCGCCGCCGCCATACTGCTGGCCCTCATGGTCGGCCTCGGCGTGGCCCTGTGGCAGACCCGGATCGCACGCGAACAGGCCGAGCGCAGCGAGCAGACCTTCAGCTTCGTCATGTCCCTCATCAACCAGATGACCCCAGCCCGCACCGGCACCGACATGACCGTCAACGCCCTGCTGCACGAAGGCCTCAAGCGCATCGACGAGGAGTTGCCCGACGCGCCGGACATCCGCGCCTTCCTGCGTGGCGATTTCGCCAAGGCGCTCTCCGGCCTCGGCGAATACGAGGCCGCGCTGCCGCACCAGGAGCGTGCGGTGCGCGAGATCGACACCCTGCCGGCCAGTGCGCGACGCGACGACTCCATGGCTGCCACCCTGGTCAACCTCGCCCTCACCTATCGCCAACTGGCGAGGCTGGAGGATGCCGAAACCGCCGCACGACGCGCCCTGGCCCTGCTCGAACGGCTGCCCGGCGACGACCACCGCCTCCACGCCATCCGCGCGCGCAGCATCCTCGCCAACATCGCCACCCGGCGCAACCGCACCGACGAGGCCATCGCCCTGCACGAGCGCGTTCTCGCCGACCGCAGCACCTTGCCGAACGTGGGGCCGGCCGATCTGGCCGTGGACTACAACAACCTTGCCGCCGCCCATCTCACTGCGGATCGCCATGTGGATGCGGAACGCCGCTATCGCGAACTGGATGCGCTGCTGCTGTCGGATCCGTCCACCCCGCCTTCGCGCCGTGTCTACGCACTGACCGGGCTGGCCTGGGCACTGTACGGGCAGGCACGCCACGACGAGGCCATCGAATTGATCGACGTCGCGCAGGAACTGGGGGCGCGCACGCTCAACCGCGAACACCCGGTGGTCGTCAACGGTAACGTGCTGCGTGCCCGCATCGCCCTCGCGCAGGGCGCCGACAACGAGGCCGACGCGTTGTTCGCTGCCGCCATTCCGAAGCTCTCGCCGCTGTATCGCGGCGCGGCAGAGCTGTACTGGGGCATGGGCTTGATGCGGCAAGGCCGCGAAGCCGACGCACTGGCGCAGCTCGATGCCGCCGTCAAGCATCTCACCGACGACAGTGCGCAAGCCCTGCTGGCGAACACCGCGCATGCCGCGCTGCGTTCGCGCACGGAACCGCAGGCGCTCGACGAAGCGCGGCAAAGCCTCGCCCGCTTCGTCGACAGCGCGCAGACGCAGATCGACGAGTATCCGCGCGCCATGCTGCTGCTGGCCGATGCCCTCGCCCACCACGGCGGCCACGCCGAAGCACAGGCCCTGCGCCGCGAAGCCGCCGACGCCTTCGCGCGCATCTTCGGCCCGGAGCATCCCGATACGCGGGCTGCGATGGCAATGCCCTGA